In a single window of the Pogoniulus pusillus isolate bPogPus1 unplaced genomic scaffold, bPogPus1.pri scaffold_50_arrow_ctg1A, whole genome shotgun sequence genome:
- the LOC135174240 gene encoding zinc finger protein 501-like, whose translation MASQNNSDKSWEEKEHQVNKMEQPKCSPKKEAEEENNIEDIDENDDYDDVVCKEEEDDEDAYHQDDEEREGHCLIHTREKLFSCAECGKSFTYRSALTIHQCSHTGEKPFTCADCGQSFSCRSNLTTHQRTHTGEKPFTCADCGKTFSQSSNLSRHLLTHTGEKVSCPDCGKAFTRSSTLNNHRRIHSREKLFPCTECGKIFTLSTALLRHHLIHSGERPYSCTDCGKSFSHSSTFTLHCHTHTGEKPFTCAECGKSFRQKSTLTLHRRTHTGEKLHTCGDCSKSFAHKASFTIHCRVHTGEKPFTCSDCSKSFTHKSSLTAHRRVHTDEKPFTCSDCSKSFTHKSSLSTHHHVHTGRKPYSCADCGKRFKSSSNLTQHCHIHAADQPTLEAVTNRPTLGPLR comes from the coding sequence ATGGCCTCACAGAACAACTCAGACaagagctgggaggagaaggagcacCAAGTGAACAAGATGGAGCAGCCAAAGTGCAGCCCCAAGAAAGAGGCGGAGGAAGAGAACAACATAGAGGATATTGATGAGAATGATGACTATGATGATGTTGTCTGTAAGGAGGAAGAGGACGATGAGGATGCATATCACCAAGATGATGAAGAGCGGGAGGGGCACTGTCTCATCCACACCAGAGAGAAGCTGTtctcctgtgctgagtgtggcaagagcttcacctacAGATCTGCCCTCACCATCCACCAGTGCTCACACACcggtgagaagcccttcacctgTGCTGACTGTGGCCAGAGCTTCAGCTGCAGATCTAATCTCACCACCCACCAGCGCACACACACgggtgagaagcccttcacctgTGCTGACTGCGGCAAGACTTTCAGTCAGAGCTCCAACCTCTCCCGGCACCTCCTCACACACACTGGTGAGAAGGTTTCCTGTCCTGACTGCGGCAAGGCTTTCACCCGCAGCTCCACCCTCAACAACCATCGCCGGATccacagcagagagaagctcTTCCCCTGTACAGAGTGTGGCAAGATCTTCACCTTGAGCACCGCACTGCTCCGGCACCACCTCATCCACAGCGGCGAGAGGCCATACAGCTGcactgactgtggcaagagtttCAGCCACAGTTCCACCTTCACTCTCCACTGCCACacccacactggtgagaagcctttTACCTGCGctgagtgtggcaagagcttcaggcAGAAATCAACTCTCACTCTTCACCGACGCACACACACTGGTGAGAAGCTACACACCTGTGGTGACTGCAGCAAGAGTTTTGCTCACAAGGCCTCTTTCACCATACATTGTCGTGtccacactggggagaagcccttcacctgcagtgactgcagcaaGAGTTTCACTCACAAGTCCTCTCTCACTGCACACCGTCGTGTCCACACTGAtgagaagcccttcacctgcagtgactgcagcaaGAGTTTCACTCACAAGTCCTCTCTCAGCACACACCATCATGTCCACACTGGTAGGAAGCcctacagctgtgctgactgtggcaagaggtTCAAGAGCAGCTCTAAtctaactcagcactgccacatCCATGCTGCTGACCAGCCCACACTGGAGGCAGTCACAAATAGACCCACCCTGGGTCCTTTGAGGTAA